The Castanea sativa cultivar Marrone di Chiusa Pesio chromosome 4, ASM4071231v1 sequence TtgatccttattttttttcacttaagcAATTCTATCTGGTTGTACTTTATTCAGGATTGCTGATGCTGAGCTAAACTTGGGTGAAACTGAAGTTCGAGAAGCCCATTTGGCAAAAGCCttgtattttattcaaattgGTGACAAGGTACATAATTTTCATATCTTATTGCTATTGAAAGTATTGTGACCATTGTCTGCTTACAGTGGAATTTGACATCTAACTCCCCCTCCTGACCTACCATGAACCCAGGAGAAAGCATTGGAACAACTCAAGGTGACAGAAAGCAAAACAGTTGCAGTTGGGCAAAAGATGGACTTGGTGTTCCATACACTACAGCTTGGATTTTTCTACATGGATTTTGATCTAATTTCCAAAAGCATTGATAAAGCAAAAAGGTAAGCAATGCCATGAAATTCCCAACAACATTCTGTGCTTCTGTCTTTTTGAAAGTTGGCCCACATGAGTCATTGAATTATAACTGTTTGTACAATGATTCCAGCTTGTTTGAAGAGGGAGGAGATTGGGAAAGGAAGAATCGTTTGAAGGTGTATGAAGGCCTGTACTGCATGTCCACTCGAAACTTCAAGAAGGCAGCCAGTCTATTTTTGGATTCTATATCAACCTTCACAACTTATGAACTTTTCCCTTATGACACCTTCATATTTTACACTGTCCTTACAAGCATTATAACCTTGGATAGAGTTTCCCTGAAGCAGAAGGTATTCAGGTTTTCCCCACTGGATGGTTTAAATTTATCCAacttatgtaatatatatatatatatatatatatatatatatatatatatatatatatatatatattttgagcaAGTTCTCTGATATTATTTTACTAACTAATTCTGGTTGAAATTTGTTTAGGTTGTTGATGCTCCAGAGATATTGacaattattgaaaaaatcCCATATCTTTCAGAGTTTTTGAACTCCTTGTACGAGTGTCAATATAAATCATTTTTTGTGGCTTTTGGTAAGTTGAGATCTAATATAGCCCATAATCTTAAACATAAcaataaaatgttaaaagaaATATGTTCTTTTGGTTCCTCTGCATGGTCTGATTTCTTGCAACACTCTGAGCTTCTTGGTGTTTGCTTATGTGATATGGTATACCTATAAGAGCTAGTGCTACCGGTaccaattaatttatttataacttgTTCAATTCTATATATAACTTGTATATTCTAttgcatttttcattttcagcTGGCCTTACGGAGCAAATAAAATTGGACCGCTATTTGCATCCACACTTTCGTTACTATATGAGGGAGGTCAGAACTGTGGTTTATTCCCAGTTTTTGGAATCCTATAAAAGTGTTACAATTGAAGCAATGGCTAAGGCATTTGGAGTTACAGTGGAGTTTATTGATTTGTAAGTACATAAATTTATTGATGCTCTATTTTAGATTCTATCTAGCAGTATGTTTGTGCCATACAcacattgaataaaaattatatgtaaattgaaaataaatttcactaATATCAgtgaaattgaataataaaatgaataagcaaaaaatatttttcgacAGGATTTGAGATTTTCTTGTCCAATGCATTTTTCGTGTTCGTTATGtatagtatatttttaatagggTTTGAGATTTTCTTTTGAGACGGTGGTGTGTTTAATTGTGTTTTTAATCCACCTTTTCGCTATTTCTCTATTACAGGGAGCTCTCGCGTTTTATTGCTGCAGGGAAGCTTCATTGCAAGATTGATAAAGTTGCAGGCGTTCTTGAGACTAATCGTCCAGATGCAAAGAATGCTCTTTACCAAGCAACTATCAAGCAAGGAGACTTCCTATTAAACCGGATCCAGAAGCTATCTCGTGTGATTGATCTGTGAagtattatttgattttcattttgaaaatgatGCCAAAATTTGCACATTTCAGAGGAACACAGAGCATAAGGAAGTTCTGTTGGATGCCTTTTATTCGTGAATCTGATATTAACTTATCTGTAACTATTT is a genomic window containing:
- the LOC142632118 gene encoding 26S proteasome non-ATPase regulatory subunit 6 homolog; protein product: MDSQEGTQQPHLVLANKLFLLRHPHVQDIEKVRLKDEVFSAVKSDDMAPLYETLATDSVLERDQGLLDSMRAKIDEEIKKLDEKIADAELNLGETEVREAHLAKALYFIQIGDKEKALEQLKVTESKTVAVGQKMDLVFHTLQLGFFYMDFDLISKSIDKAKSLFEEGGDWERKNRLKVYEGLYCMSTRNFKKAASLFLDSISTFTTYELFPYDTFIFYTVLTSIITLDRVSLKQKVVDAPEILTIIEKIPYLSEFLNSLYECQYKSFFVAFAGLTEQIKLDRYLHPHFRYYMREVRTVVYSQFLESYKSVTIEAMAKAFGVTVEFIDLELSRFIAAGKLHCKIDKVAGVLETNRPDAKNALYQATIKQGDFLLNRIQKLSRVIDL